One window from the genome of Parasteatoda tepidariorum isolate YZ-2023 chromosome 8, CAS_Ptep_4.0, whole genome shotgun sequence encodes:
- the LOC139426279 gene encoding serine/arginine repetitive matrix protein 1-like — MQMLEIAPRPQKHSKLPLSTETVETDPHRNVQNCPSPQKRSKLPYPTKTFKNAPPRRNVLNCPPQKRSKLPLPTKHSKLLLPAETFKTAPPHRNVRNYLFPQKHSKLPTTTETFETFPPHRNVRNCHPRKRSKLPPHRNVRNFPPPQRNVRNCPSPKKRSKLPNPTEMFETAPPHRNVRNCPTPQKRSKLHFLKETFETVSSHKNIRNCSSPQKRSKLALSTETFETAPPLRNVRICPTPQKRSKPSLHIETLETTPPHRYVRTAPQKNVPNCPIPQKRSKLPHPTETLETALPQRNVRNCPTPQKRSKLPFPKETFENTPYRSG; from the coding sequence ATGCAAATGCTCGAAATCGCCCCCCGCCCACAGAAACATTCGAAACTGCCCCTCTCCACAGAAACGGTCGAAACAGACCCCCACAGAAACGTTCAAAACTGCCCCTCCCCACAAAAACGCTCGAAACTGCCTTATCCcacaaaaacattcaaaaatgcCCCTCCCCGCAGAAACGTTCTAAACTGCCCGCcacagaaacgttcgaaactaCCTCTTCCCACAAAACATTCGAAACTGCTCCTCCCCGCAGAAACGTTCAAAACTGCCCCACCCCACAGAAACGTTAGAAACTACCTCTTCCCACAAAAACATTCGAAACTACCCACCACcacagaaacgttcgaaacttTCCCTCCACATAGAAACGTCCGAAACTGCCACCCACGGAAACGTTCGAAACTTCCACCCcacagaaacgttcgaaacttCCCCCCTCCCCAAAGAAATGTTCGAAATTGCCCCTCCCCAaagaaacgttcgaaactgcccAACCCCACAGAAATGTTCGAAACTGCCCCACCCCACAGAAATGTTCGAAACTGCCCCACCCcacagaaacgttcgaaactgcACTTCCTCAaagaaacgttcgaaactgtCTCTTCCCACAAAAACATTCGAAACTGCTCCTCCCcacagaaacgttcgaaactaGCCCTCTCCACAGAAACTTTCGAAACTGCCCCACCCCTCAGAAACGTTCGAATCTGCCCAACCCcacagaaacgttcgaaacCTTCCCTCCACATAGAAACGCTCGAAACTACCCCTCCCCACAGATACGTTCGAACTGCGCCCCAAAAAAACGTTCCAAACTGCCCCATTCCACAAaaacgttcgaaactgcccCACCCTACCGAAACGCTCGAAACTGCCCTTCCCCAaagaaacgttcgaaactgccccaccccacagaaacgttcgaaactgcccTTCCCCAAAGAAACGTTCGAAAATACCCCCTACAGAAGCGGTTGA